A stretch of the Streptococcus himalayensis genome encodes the following:
- the nrdI gene encoding class Ib ribonucleoside-diphosphate reductase assembly flavoprotein NrdI yields MNISLVYISLSGNTESFVKRLATYLETKHPDVEIERVNIKEMVKYDQPFYHMTTPFVAFLPTYLEGGNGLDNGDVEILTNDLGRFIAFEQNYEHCLGIVGSGNRNFNHQYCLTAKQYAERFGFPVLDTFELRGMQDDIKRIGQRIETLYGLV; encoded by the coding sequence ATGAACATATCCCTTGTATATATTAGCCTTAGTGGCAATACAGAGAGTTTTGTAAAGCGGTTAGCGACTTATTTAGAAACCAAGCACCCAGATGTTGAAATCGAACGAGTGAATATTAAAGAGATGGTCAAGTATGACCAGCCTTTTTACCACATGACAACTCCCTTTGTCGCCTTTTTACCGACCTATCTCGAGGGTGGCAATGGGCTAGACAATGGAGATGTGGAAATTTTGACCAATGATTTGGGGCGTTTTATCGCTTTTGAGCAGAATTATGAGCATTGTTTGGGGATTGTCGGTTCGGGCAATCGCAACTTTAACCACCAGTACTGCCTAACAGCCAAGCAGTATGCCGAACGCTTTGGCTTTCCAGTCCTTGATACCTTTGAATTACGCGGCATGCAAGACGATATCAAACGCATTGGGCAAAGGATTGAAACCTTGTATGGCTTGGTGTGA